A single window of Paenibacillus sp. SYP-B4298 DNA harbors:
- a CDS encoding alpha/beta hydrolase, translating to MALIQVSYFSLCLSRETTFNVLLPIDSPIPGHAAASGEKLRTLYLLHGYSGTYTDWLHYSRIRELADRYRIAVVMPSGENHFYVDDEDKRARYGEFVGRELVQLTRRMFPLSEQREDTWIGGLSMGGFGAIRNGLKYAGHFGKIIALSSAILTYRIANAEPGYTDGVADYNYFTRVFGDLTQVTGSDKDPEALIRRLQEEQAEIPQLYLACGSEDFLLDVNHEFRDFLIKEQIPHVYHETPGGHTWDFWNEYISLSLDWATQASSDSR from the coding sequence ATGGCACTTATTCAGGTTAGTTACTTTTCCCTATGTCTGTCCAGGGAGACGACATTCAATGTGCTGCTGCCGATCGATTCCCCGATACCGGGCCATGCGGCGGCAAGCGGCGAGAAGCTGCGAACGCTGTATCTGCTGCACGGTTACTCCGGTACCTACACGGATTGGCTCCATTATTCGCGTATTCGAGAGCTGGCGGATCGCTATCGCATCGCCGTGGTTATGCCGTCAGGAGAGAACCATTTCTATGTCGATGACGAGGACAAGCGAGCCCGCTATGGAGAATTCGTCGGTCGGGAGCTGGTTCAGCTTACACGGCGTATGTTCCCGCTGTCCGAGCAGCGTGAGGATACGTGGATCGGCGGCCTGTCGATGGGCGGATTCGGGGCGATCCGCAACGGCTTGAAGTATGCCGGGCATTTCGGGAAAATTATTGCGTTGTCCTCGGCGATCCTCACCTATCGTATCGCCAATGCCGAACCGGGCTATACCGACGGTGTCGCCGATTACAATTATTTTACAAGGGTATTCGGCGATCTGACGCAGGTGACCGGGAGCGATAAGGACCCGGAGGCTCTCATCCGGCGTCTACAGGAAGAGCAGGCGGAAATTCCGCAGCTATATCTCGCCTGTGGAAGTGAGGATTTCCTGCTGGATGTCAATCACGAGTTCCGGGATTTCCTGATCAAGGAACAGATTCCGCATGTGTATCACGAGACGCCTGGCGGCCACACATGGGATTTCTGGAATGAATATATCAGTCTGTCGCTCGATTGGGCAACCCAAGCAAGCAGTGACAGCAGATAA
- a CDS encoding serine hydrolase domain-containing protein, translating to MSKTAILPRSTPELQGVAPAGVLQFIEDMEQKKLELHGFILLRHGHRIAQGWWKPYGPQDAHAVYSLTKSITSMAIGVAVQEGLIAEEGRVLDYLSDLRPPGMNERFNRLTIKHLLTMTTGHREDTTRFIVTPAFMDCRTTARIGDCTDGDDIRGFMELPIEAEPGTHFLYNSGASHLLGAILERVSGSKLADYVQTRLFDPLGIQRPRWEHAPGGVAAGGWGLWLRTEDVARFGELLLRKGRWQGQQLVPQAWIERATACQVDNGKGAEQTGANVQLDWEQGYGYQFWRCRHQAFRADGAFGQYCIVLPEYDAVLAIHGGLNDMQAVLDGVWEHLLTAMNTDKSVLAVTDPADGQWLAAKLASLELGPISGTGSEGWTGRRCYELEDNELGLKQIALTFSDNRCILEWAGDQRSQQLICGLGNWQMNHTAAGGVSHAKGGWQDAATFVLHHYPQGSPHYDRCLFVFDKQNVEIHYEHLSFHPIYYRMRGITSDI from the coding sequence ATGAGCAAGACCGCTATATTACCGCGCAGCACCCCTGAGCTCCAGGGGGTGGCCCCGGCAGGCGTGCTGCAATTCATCGAAGATATGGAGCAGAAGAAGCTGGAGCTGCATGGCTTCATCCTGCTGCGCCACGGCCATCGGATCGCCCAAGGCTGGTGGAAGCCCTATGGGCCGCAGGATGCCCACGCGGTGTATTCATTGACGAAGAGCATCACCTCCATGGCGATCGGAGTGGCGGTGCAGGAGGGCTTGATTGCAGAGGAGGGGAGAGTGCTGGATTACCTCTCTGACCTTCGTCCTCCAGGCATGAACGAGAGGTTCAATCGGCTGACCATCAAGCATCTGCTGACGATGACTACCGGACACCGGGAGGATACGACCCGGTTCATCGTCACTCCGGCGTTTATGGACTGCAGGACGACGGCGCGTATCGGGGATTGCACGGATGGCGATGATATACGCGGCTTTATGGAGCTGCCGATCGAAGCAGAGCCGGGCACTCACTTTCTGTACAATAGTGGAGCGTCCCACTTGCTCGGAGCGATTCTTGAGCGGGTAAGCGGCAGCAAGCTCGCAGATTATGTACAGACCCGCCTCTTCGATCCGCTCGGCATACAGCGTCCGCGCTGGGAGCATGCGCCGGGAGGAGTGGCTGCGGGCGGTTGGGGGCTGTGGCTTCGTACCGAGGATGTCGCCCGGTTCGGCGAGCTGCTGCTGCGCAAGGGGAGATGGCAGGGGCAGCAGCTTGTGCCGCAGGCGTGGATTGAGCGTGCGACTGCCTGCCAGGTTGATAATGGGAAGGGCGCCGAGCAGACAGGTGCTAATGTTCAACTGGACTGGGAGCAAGGCTACGGCTACCAGTTTTGGAGGTGCCGGCATCAAGCCTTTCGGGCGGATGGCGCATTTGGCCAATACTGCATTGTTCTGCCTGAATACGATGCCGTCCTGGCGATCCATGGCGGGTTGAACGATATGCAGGCGGTTCTGGACGGTGTATGGGAGCATCTATTGACTGCCATGAACACGGATAAGAGTGTCCTTGCTGTGACGGATCCGGCAGATGGACAGTGGTTGGCCGCCAAGCTGGCCTCGTTGGAGCTAGGGCCGATCAGTGGAACGGGCAGTGAGGGGTGGACAGGCCGCCGCTGCTATGAGCTGGAGGATAATGAGCTCGGGCTGAAGCAGATTGCACTGACCTTCTCAGACAATCGCTGCATACTGGAATGGGCAGGCGATCAACGCTCGCAGCAGCTTATATGCGGGCTAGGCAACTGGCAGATGAATCATACTGCTGCAGGAGGCGTATCCCATGCCAAGGGAGGCTGGCAGGATGCTGCGACATTTGTGCTGCACCATTATCCGCAAGGCTCCCCGCATTATGACCGCTGTCTCTTCGTGTTCGATAAGCAGAATGTAGAGATTCACTATGAGCATCTGAGTTTTCATCCGATATACTATCGAATGAGAGGCATAACTAGCGACATATGA
- a CDS encoding LacI family DNA-binding transcriptional regulator, whose product MPKIEDVAARAGVSVTTVSRVLNNRGYISEKTRNNVQQAIKELNYQPNEMARALFRRKSNMIGLIIPAVSHPFFSELTYHLEYYADLRGYKLLLCNSHRDVSKERQYIDMLKKNQVDAIIMGSSVLNIKHYLHLNLPIVSFDRTVAENIPIVTSDNHMGGRLAARLLMEKGCREVAFVYRGIGGPHHQALLANARAQGFEEQWAEVGLRPLQLQLDSSVPGRGGEEIARFLQEHPQVDGIFTSSDVIAAEVIQACDRLNRRIPEDIKLIGYDDVELASLLSPRLTTIQQPIQQMGEYTIELVARQLDGMEVPMMRTFPVKLVERETTG is encoded by the coding sequence ATGCCGAAAATTGAAGACGTGGCCGCCCGTGCGGGGGTTTCGGTCACAACCGTATCAAGAGTACTGAATAACCGAGGATATATTAGTGAGAAGACAAGAAACAATGTCCAGCAAGCGATAAAGGAATTGAATTACCAGCCTAATGAAATGGCGCGCGCCCTGTTTCGCAGAAAGTCGAACATGATTGGATTAATTATTCCAGCGGTATCGCACCCATTCTTCAGCGAGCTGACGTACCATCTTGAATATTATGCCGACCTACGAGGCTATAAGCTGTTGCTCTGCAATTCGCACCGCGATGTGTCCAAGGAGCGGCAATATATTGATATGCTCAAGAAGAATCAGGTGGATGCCATTATTATGGGCAGCTCGGTTCTGAATATTAAGCACTACCTACATCTGAATCTTCCGATTGTGTCCTTCGACCGGACGGTGGCGGAGAATATTCCCATCGTCACCTCAGATAATCATATGGGAGGAAGGCTTGCCGCCAGACTGCTCATGGAGAAGGGCTGCCGTGAGGTGGCCTTCGTCTATCGTGGCATCGGTGGGCCCCATCATCAGGCGCTACTCGCCAATGCACGCGCACAGGGATTTGAGGAGCAGTGGGCTGAAGTGGGGCTGAGGCCGCTGCAACTGCAACTGGACTCGTCTGTTCCAGGCAGGGGCGGAGAGGAGATTGCCCGGTTTTTGCAGGAGCATCCGCAGGTGGATGGCATCTTCACGAGCAGTGATGTGATTGCTGCTGAGGTTATCCAGGCCTGCGATCGGCTGAATCGACGCATACCGGAGGACATCAAGCTCATCGGGTATGATGATGTAGAGCTGGCCTCGCTTCTCTCACCGCGATTAACCACGATCCAGCAGCCGATTCAACAGATGGGCGAATATACGATTGAGCTCGTTGCTCGGCAGCTTGATGGGATGGAGGTGCCCATGATGCGCACCTTCCCGGTGAAGCTGGTCGAGAGGGAGACGACAGGATGA
- a CDS encoding carbohydrate ABC transporter permease, which yields MRSKRYAGSLKSAALYIMLFVFLFPFLLVMMNSFKKTQYFVENPLALPTSFNLDNYLNAYENMNFLKSFMNSLLITVVAVLLILLFASMTGYLFVRFKWKVNGVLFFLMLASMTLPFQVLMIPLVMLYGNMGLLNMKSTLLFMYMGFGIPFGVFTFHGFIKGIPYELEESAFIEGSSRLRTFFQIIVPLLRPVMMTLIVLDVLWIWNDYLLPSLVLLSPEHKTLPLSTYSFFSSYSVDYGPLMAGLVMTVIPVLVLYLLLQNHIIKGVTQGALK from the coding sequence ATGCGCTCGAAACGCTATGCGGGCTCATTGAAGTCGGCTGCACTCTACATCATGCTATTTGTTTTCCTATTTCCGTTCCTGCTCGTTATGATGAACTCCTTCAAGAAGACGCAATACTTTGTGGAGAATCCGCTGGCGCTGCCAACCAGCTTCAATCTGGACAATTATCTGAATGCGTATGAGAATATGAACTTCCTGAAGTCCTTCATGAATTCCTTGCTCATTACGGTCGTTGCGGTGCTGCTCATCCTGTTGTTCGCCTCCATGACGGGCTATCTGTTCGTCCGCTTCAAGTGGAAGGTGAACGGCGTGTTGTTTTTCCTGATGCTCGCATCGATGACGCTCCCATTCCAAGTGCTGATGATCCCGCTGGTCATGCTGTACGGCAATATGGGCCTGCTTAATATGAAGTCAACGCTGCTGTTTATGTACATGGGCTTTGGCATCCCGTTCGGTGTCTTCACCTTTCACGGCTTCATCAAAGGCATCCCGTATGAGCTGGAGGAATCGGCCTTCATAGAAGGCAGCTCCCGCCTGAGAACCTTCTTCCAAATTATCGTGCCGCTGCTCAGGCCGGTCATGATGACGCTAATCGTTCTGGATGTGCTCTGGATATGGAATGACTATCTGCTACCGAGCCTTGTGCTGCTGTCTCCTGAGCATAAGACGTTGCCGCTGTCTACGTACTCCTTCTTCTCCAGCTATTCGGTCGACTATGGGCCGTTAATGGCGGGGCTGGTGATGACGGTCATCCCGGTATTGGTGCTCTATCTGCTGCTGCAAAACCATATTATTAAAGGTGTGACGCAGGGCGCCTTGAAGTAA
- a CDS encoding carbohydrate ABC transporter permease, whose protein sequence is MNKKMVWRNSGTFLLFAGPSTFAFAAVVLVPFLVGVYLTFTNWDVRTGDGTLIGLANYTEVMKDQAFWTQLWFTIKYVFCTVLLSNVVAFFIALALTSGLKGEKWLRTGFFTPNLIGGIVLGYLWQMLFSQVLPYLGQTYGWSWFETSWLTDTDTAFWALVIATAWQLAGYLMIIYIAGFSGVPNDVLEAASIDGASRSAMIRKIVLPLSVSAVVICIFISLSRSFLTYDINLSLTKGGPFNSTELASYHIVQKAFLSNQYGIGQAEAIVLFAVVALIALTQSYLLKRMEVES, encoded by the coding sequence ATGAATAAAAAAATGGTTTGGAGAAATTCGGGAACGTTCCTGCTGTTTGCAGGACCCTCCACCTTTGCCTTTGCCGCAGTTGTTCTGGTTCCGTTCCTGGTTGGGGTCTACCTGACCTTCACGAACTGGGATGTGCGTACTGGCGATGGCACATTAATCGGGCTGGCCAATTACACGGAGGTCATGAAGGATCAAGCCTTCTGGACGCAGCTCTGGTTCACCATCAAGTATGTGTTCTGTACGGTGCTGCTGTCCAATGTCGTCGCCTTCTTCATCGCGCTCGCGCTGACCAGCGGATTAAAGGGAGAGAAGTGGCTGCGAACCGGATTTTTTACCCCGAATCTGATCGGCGGCATCGTGCTGGGGTACTTATGGCAGATGCTGTTCTCGCAGGTGCTGCCCTACCTAGGGCAAACCTATGGCTGGAGCTGGTTCGAAACGTCCTGGCTGACGGACACCGACACGGCGTTTTGGGCGCTCGTCATTGCTACGGCTTGGCAGCTCGCTGGCTATTTGATGATAATTTATATCGCGGGATTTTCGGGCGTGCCTAATGATGTGCTGGAGGCAGCGAGTATCGATGGTGCGAGTCGATCGGCGATGATACGGAAGATTGTACTGCCATTGTCCGTCTCCGCCGTCGTCATCTGTATTTTTATCTCGCTGTCGCGCTCGTTTCTCACCTATGATATTAACCTGTCCTTGACTAAGGGGGGGCCCTTCAATTCGACAGAACTGGCATCGTATCATATTGTGCAGAAGGCCTTCCTATCCAATCAATACGGCATCGGCCAGGCTGAGGCCATCGTGCTGTTTGCGGTTGTCGCCCTGATCGCTCTGACACAATCGTACCTGCTCAAGAGAATGGAGGTCGAATCGTAA
- a CDS encoding ABC transporter substrate-binding protein codes for MKLNKSMVLALSVMLLLGGVLSACSKSNVANPNGGEPQGGTSTGEQTAKNVKLTFFNTAAEVNGVFEKLFETYHSLHPEVTIELIPTPIGGAQLEKFQSLLASGNPATIANLDPGTIVQYQDKFLDLESEKSKYEQLTKPGAVDGALLEGKFLGIPWTAQGYGLLYNKRVVEEAIGGPFDPQTIQTRNDLEALFKKIAAAGKSPVMLHGADWSLGAHYLGLTYSLQSSNVEENRAFVEKLKGGEAQLTDNPQFNGLMDTFDLLKQYNARQKDPLVADYTKDSTDFAKGETAFYFMGDWTWAVIGSLEGRDQEFGIIPVPISNEPSDFGNTQVAYSEPKLLAIDNSGSSADQQEAAKAFIEWLVTSEEGQKAIVTDMGLALPYKDVKATGNNMISDALAKYVDQGKVINIGVINYFPQDYWAKTGASMQKYLVGKLDRQGLAAEVQAYWQSYAGK; via the coding sequence TTGAAATTAAACAAGAGTATGGTGCTGGCCTTGAGTGTAATGCTGCTGCTGGGGGGCGTGTTGTCTGCATGCTCGAAGAGCAATGTTGCGAATCCGAACGGGGGAGAGCCGCAAGGCGGAACCAGTACCGGAGAGCAGACAGCCAAAAATGTTAAGTTGACCTTTTTCAATACGGCAGCCGAAGTGAATGGGGTGTTCGAGAAGCTGTTCGAAACGTATCACTCCCTTCATCCTGAAGTCACCATCGAGCTGATCCCGACGCCGATTGGCGGCGCACAGCTTGAGAAGTTCCAGTCGTTGCTGGCATCGGGGAACCCGGCGACGATAGCCAATCTCGATCCCGGAACGATTGTACAATACCAAGATAAATTCCTTGACCTGGAGTCCGAGAAGTCCAAGTATGAGCAATTAACCAAGCCGGGAGCCGTCGACGGCGCGCTGCTGGAAGGCAAATTTCTGGGCATACCATGGACGGCTCAAGGCTATGGTCTGCTCTATAACAAGCGTGTCGTAGAAGAGGCAATCGGCGGCCCGTTCGATCCGCAGACGATTCAGACCCGCAATGATTTGGAAGCACTGTTCAAAAAGATTGCCGCAGCAGGCAAATCACCGGTCATGCTGCACGGTGCCGACTGGTCCTTAGGCGCTCACTATCTCGGTCTGACCTACTCGCTGCAGTCAAGCAATGTCGAAGAAAATCGGGCATTTGTGGAGAAGCTGAAGGGTGGAGAGGCACAGCTAACGGACAATCCGCAATTTAACGGCTTGATGGACACCTTTGACTTGCTGAAGCAGTATAATGCCCGTCAGAAAGACCCTCTGGTCGCCGATTACACGAAGGACAGCACGGATTTTGCCAAGGGAGAGACCGCCTTCTACTTCATGGGTGACTGGACCTGGGCTGTCATCGGCTCACTGGAGGGACGTGATCAGGAATTCGGCATCATCCCTGTGCCGATCAGCAATGAGCCCTCGGATTTTGGCAATACGCAGGTTGCCTATAGTGAGCCGAAGCTGCTCGCGATTGATAATTCCGGCTCCTCTGCCGATCAGCAGGAAGCGGCTAAAGCCTTCATCGAATGGCTCGTTACGAGCGAGGAAGGACAGAAGGCGATTGTCACTGATATGGGGCTTGCTCTCCCATACAAGGATGTCAAGGCCACGGGCAATAACATGATCTCCGATGCTCTGGCGAAGTATGTCGATCAAGGCAAAGTGATCAATATCGGCGTGATCAACTATTTCCCACAAGATTACTGGGCCAAGACAGGAGCCTCGATGCAGAAATATCTGGTTGGCAAGCTCGATCGCCAAGGACTGGCCGCTGAGGTACAGGCTTACTGGCAATCCTACGCCGGCAAGTAA
- a CDS encoding BofC C-terminal domain-containing protein: MLAFNLWKKLKRRLRKGRRPLWALGGLGLLLFLAPIVLMSQPTVLHAAQQEDEYHQQGRAALARMSDDGVLKVVLRKQYVCGEEASVLGKLSAVAITKLLDEHPHWTIQLKGQEEALLTEKIEDLAEDCKGKVFFSLDKLGNFTLFEGPPAEEKVMRTFFQLDMSYMESSLPKEQLQALAKGIRICDVDEYHSMLSSYSEFAMRGPRSKRVMNSTHHD; encoded by the coding sequence ATGTTGGCGTTCAACTTGTGGAAGAAGCTAAAAAGGCGGCTGCGCAAGGGAAGAAGGCCGCTTTGGGCATTGGGAGGACTGGGGCTGCTTCTGTTCTTAGCACCTATTGTTCTGATGTCGCAGCCAACCGTGCTGCATGCCGCGCAACAGGAAGACGAATATCATCAGCAGGGCAGAGCCGCTCTTGCACGAATGAGTGACGACGGCGTGTTAAAGGTTGTGCTAAGGAAGCAATATGTGTGCGGGGAGGAGGCCAGCGTTCTGGGAAAGCTGAGCGCCGTTGCAATCACGAAGCTGCTCGATGAGCACCCCCACTGGACGATTCAACTGAAAGGGCAAGAAGAGGCTCTATTGACGGAGAAGATTGAGGATTTGGCAGAGGACTGCAAGGGCAAGGTATTCTTTAGTCTGGACAAGCTGGGGAATTTCACGCTGTTTGAGGGTCCTCCGGCTGAAGAGAAAGTGATGCGTACCTTCTTCCAGCTAGATATGAGCTATATGGAGAGCAGTCTGCCCAAAGAACAACTGCAGGCATTGGCTAAAGGAATTCGGATCTGTGATGTGGACGAATACCATAGCATGCTGTCCTCCTATAGCGAATTTGCAATGAGGGGGCCGCGCAGCAAGCGGGTAATGAATTCAACCCATCATGACTAG
- a CDS encoding GNAT family N-acetyltransferase has translation MMKYRKATPSEREEYIDLANYAFHFDFETLMPKAYDKNVDTSAMHMVAADEKGRLRAQVAVFPETLTVCDDTLRACYLGTVSVHPRARGEGHMKVLMNMWLEELRDTYDMVVLYGQRQRYEYFGFTLGGVKFKYFVGGANVRHALGHVNDTEIRFSALFEVEGAESFAHRINTSRPAYVERNVQQLPLIFNTLHQKALGVLDKDKLIGYLVVNKAGEEISEFAMENTEDIARTIKAYMGYSKAERISICTPEYDMALNATLGSLAEDYVIETSDMYHILDFANVLKAYLTLKLKTIGLIYGEFSAIMDGQPVTARVDASGVTVERTAKQGSAVLNKQQSQALLLTQHSRYMAVDAPAGWFPLPLFWYMIDKF, from the coding sequence ATGATGAAATACAGAAAGGCAACACCGAGTGAACGTGAGGAATACATAGATCTAGCCAACTATGCCTTTCACTTTGATTTTGAAACCTTAATGCCCAAGGCGTATGACAAAAACGTAGATACTTCAGCGATGCATATGGTTGCTGCGGATGAGAAAGGCAGGCTGCGAGCGCAGGTGGCTGTCTTTCCTGAGACACTGACGGTATGTGACGATACGCTGCGAGCTTGCTATTTGGGTACCGTATCGGTTCACCCTCGTGCGCGTGGCGAAGGACATATGAAGGTACTTATGAACATGTGGCTTGAAGAGCTGCGGGATACGTATGATATGGTCGTATTATATGGCCAGCGACAGAGATATGAGTATTTCGGCTTCACACTTGGCGGTGTAAAGTTCAAGTATTTCGTGGGAGGGGCGAATGTGCGTCATGCCTTAGGACATGTGAACGACACAGAAATACGCTTCTCCGCGTTATTTGAGGTTGAAGGAGCAGAATCCTTTGCGCATCGTATCAACACCTCGCGGCCTGCTTATGTTGAGCGTAATGTACAGCAATTGCCCCTTATCTTCAACACCCTCCATCAAAAGGCGCTGGGCGTTCTGGATAAAGATAAGTTAATCGGGTATCTGGTCGTTAACAAAGCAGGTGAAGAAATATCTGAATTTGCGATGGAAAACACAGAAGACATTGCACGGACGATTAAGGCTTATATGGGATATAGCAAAGCGGAGCGGATTTCTATCTGTACCCCGGAATATGACATGGCTCTAAATGCGACGCTTGGCAGCCTGGCGGAGGATTATGTTATCGAGACCTCGGATATGTATCATATTCTGGATTTCGCCAATGTATTGAAGGCTTATCTGACACTCAAATTGAAGACCATAGGGCTTATTTATGGGGAATTCTCCGCAATCATGGACGGTCAGCCAGTTACTGCGCGAGTAGATGCGAGTGGCGTGACGGTCGAGCGGACTGCCAAGCAAGGATCGGCCGTCCTGAATAAGCAGCAGTCTCAGGCGCTATTGCTTACGCAACACAGTCGCTATATGGCAGTTGACGCGCCGGCAGGATGGTTTCCGCTGCCCTTATTCTGGTATATGATTGATAAATTCTAA
- a CDS encoding acyl-CoA dehydrogenase family protein, producing MTNLSTTNQLTGLELQLLDNATALVPYLQKFGAIIDEERHIPDEVIQKVTDAGLFKLGTPKEYGGHDVSIRAMVEIISEVARGNGSVGWVVQIINGNNYTASLSLPPAVTDLIFRQEDEVRFCSVLQARKASVKKVDGGYWVEEGFWGFGSGSKHATHAFLNLMDGESMNKSMGMMLAVVPMSQITIIDDWYTMSLKGSASNSLEMRNVFIPEQFVVTQNLKPMEALPIELQGRDRYRPHVQLITSITTGISAILGLARGAVEYFVERAPHKGITMTVHTSQAAVGHIQYKVGLAAMKVESAHLHISRTIDNLERHVQNAEQFSLKEISQIQTDMTYAAMLCWEAVDLLMAESGGGVIADTNRLSQIFRDIRGGCNHALTTASTGLELYGRVLMGMPPQHMLTLASNFFLK from the coding sequence ATGACTAATTTAAGTACAACAAATCAACTCACTGGGCTCGAACTGCAATTGCTCGACAATGCCACGGCGTTAGTTCCCTATCTGCAAAAATTCGGAGCTATCATTGATGAAGAAAGACATATTCCGGATGAGGTTATTCAAAAAGTTACAGATGCTGGGCTGTTCAAGCTTGGCACACCGAAAGAGTATGGAGGACATGATGTGAGTATCCGTGCTATGGTGGAAATTATTTCCGAGGTGGCAAGGGGGAATGGATCTGTCGGTTGGGTCGTTCAAATAATTAACGGCAACAATTACACCGCATCCTTGTCTTTACCCCCAGCGGTAACGGATTTGATCTTTAGACAGGAAGACGAAGTACGCTTTTGTTCCGTCCTCCAGGCACGCAAAGCGAGCGTGAAAAAAGTAGACGGAGGATATTGGGTGGAGGAGGGCTTCTGGGGATTTGGTTCAGGCTCCAAACATGCAACCCATGCTTTTCTCAATTTGATGGATGGAGAATCCATGAACAAGTCCATGGGAATGATGCTGGCTGTTGTTCCGATGAGCCAAATTACAATTATAGACGATTGGTATACGATGAGTTTAAAAGGCTCTGCGAGCAACAGTTTAGAGATGAGAAATGTATTTATTCCGGAACAATTTGTCGTCACTCAGAACCTTAAACCAATGGAAGCATTGCCTATAGAATTACAGGGCCGTGACAGGTATAGGCCGCATGTTCAGCTTATTACGAGCATAACAACTGGAATCAGCGCCATTCTCGGACTTGCCCGGGGGGCAGTTGAGTATTTTGTGGAAAGAGCCCCTCACAAGGGGATTACAATGACAGTCCATACATCCCAAGCAGCTGTTGGACATATTCAGTATAAAGTAGGACTTGCAGCTATGAAGGTCGAATCCGCTCATCTTCATATCAGTCGAACGATAGACAATTTGGAACGTCATGTACAGAACGCAGAACAATTTAGCTTAAAGGAAATTTCACAGATTCAGACGGATATGACCTACGCAGCCATGCTATGTTGGGAAGCCGTAGATCTGCTAATGGCAGAGAGTGGAGGGGGTGTCATTGCTGATACGAATCGCTTGTCTCAAATCTTCCGCGATATTAGAGGCGGTTGTAATCATGCGTTGACTACAGCATCCACTGGACTGGAGCTATATGGAAGGGTACTGATGGGCATGCCTCCGCAACATATGCTAACCTTAGCTTCTAATTTTTTCTTGAAGTAA
- a CDS encoding TetR/AcrR family transcriptional regulator C-terminal domain-containing protein: MNHEKTVDLRVKRTKKHLHNALFEIMEKQPFESITVKQICDLAMVHRTTFYTHFQDKYDLLSQAMRQIAEEEIDFSTFSHSPSQNFKELFAIAAKHKNLFSQLLMEERDSLRNLLRREMGAGIQMDMVNNFSFTENSIEMRIKVEAYVGAVLGVLTWWIENNMPINQEEMCRKMDIFSDFKFAE, translated from the coding sequence ATGAATCATGAAAAAACCGTAGACCTTCGAGTGAAGCGGACTAAAAAGCATCTGCATAATGCATTATTTGAAATAATGGAAAAGCAGCCCTTTGAAAGCATCACTGTGAAGCAGATCTGTGATCTAGCAATGGTTCATCGAACCACGTTCTATACACATTTCCAGGACAAATACGATCTGCTTTCGCAAGCGATGCGACAAATTGCGGAGGAAGAAATTGACTTCAGTACTTTTTCTCACTCCCCATCTCAAAATTTTAAGGAGTTGTTTGCTATTGCAGCAAAACATAAAAATTTATTTTCGCAACTGTTAATGGAAGAAAGAGACTCCCTGAGAAACCTGTTACGAAGAGAAATGGGTGCGGGTATCCAAATGGATATGGTGAATAACTTCTCGTTCACCGAAAACTCTATTGAGATGCGGATTAAAGTAGAGGCCTACGTTGGAGCCGTTCTTGGCGTGTTAACGTGGTGGATCGAAAACAATATGCCAATTAATCAAGAAGAAATGTGCCGAAAAATGGATATTTTTTCTGACTTTAAATTCGCAGAATAA